From the Chloroflexus aurantiacus J-10-fl genome, one window contains:
- a CDS encoding GGDEF domain-containing protein: MNHDTSSEQYILVTGSGQVLAVSDTAQSLIPHISPLLPDLINGAGEDTVLLNGRTYQIHRHLLKSESGESYGLLISLQQTSAVQSSDPRLGAIALALSDKLEINHVLENVVRFAMDLLNADAGALPIYDPDTDRLLPGHLVNLPVDLIVPVIGQRRGLMWQIVHQGSSILIADYADHPAALPELVQVGVRSLLATPIIYGKTPLGILAMYRLRNEPFSESDRELLQAIARQTAIALQNARLYQRAIRNADERFALYQASIEIGATLDLEQLYQVIYRATTRLVSHQRFVIAIPTENRMVEYVHIVTPTGRQAPQQVPLHCGLAGYVLRFGVSLRLSGAQALPEPAVQLLPEIEGELADGSLLAAPLIVGDRIIGALLVWSNHHDAYTMADLNALELLAATVAVALHNAFRFAQIQSQAITDNLTGLANRRHFLQVLHQEMERNRRYHTPVSIAMIDVDHFKQINDTFGHIAGDYVLREIARRCRQQLRDVDVLARYGGEEFGLILPETTYEQALKATERLRTVLATTPIMIDGRQINPTISIGVASFHPTVYPDPSSLIADADRALYLAKQQGRNRVCGVQELTNDAQP; the protein is encoded by the coding sequence ATGAACCATGACACCTCTTCTGAACAATACATTCTGGTCACAGGTAGTGGACAGGTTCTGGCAGTAAGTGATACAGCTCAATCATTAATCCCTCATATCTCACCATTGCTACCTGATCTGATCAACGGAGCAGGCGAGGATACCGTCCTGCTCAACGGGCGCACGTACCAGATACACCGACACCTTCTGAAGAGCGAGAGCGGCGAGTCATACGGTCTGCTCATCTCATTGCAACAGACAAGCGCAGTGCAATCATCCGATCCCCGGCTCGGGGCAATTGCGCTCGCCCTTTCAGACAAATTAGAGATCAATCACGTTCTGGAGAACGTTGTGCGCTTCGCGATGGATCTGCTCAACGCTGACGCTGGCGCACTTCCCATCTACGACCCGGATACCGACCGTCTGTTGCCGGGGCATCTGGTCAATTTACCGGTTGATCTGATCGTACCGGTGATCGGGCAACGCCGTGGCCTCATGTGGCAGATTGTCCATCAGGGAAGCTCAATTCTGATCGCCGATTATGCAGACCATCCGGCGGCACTACCGGAACTGGTACAGGTCGGTGTACGTTCGTTACTGGCAACCCCTATCATTTACGGCAAAACACCGCTTGGCATCCTGGCGATGTATCGTTTGCGCAATGAACCATTTAGCGAAAGTGATCGCGAGTTACTCCAGGCAATCGCTCGCCAGACGGCTATCGCTCTCCAGAATGCCCGTTTGTATCAGCGCGCCATTCGCAACGCCGACGAGCGCTTTGCGTTGTACCAGGCCAGTATCGAGATCGGTGCTACCCTTGATCTTGAGCAACTGTACCAGGTAATCTATCGCGCCACAACACGGTTGGTCAGCCATCAACGTTTCGTAATTGCGATCCCGACCGAAAACCGGATGGTTGAATATGTTCATATCGTGACCCCCACCGGACGACAGGCACCGCAACAGGTACCACTACACTGCGGACTTGCCGGCTACGTCTTGCGTTTTGGCGTGTCACTACGACTATCCGGTGCACAGGCTCTCCCAGAACCGGCTGTCCAACTGCTGCCAGAAATTGAAGGTGAACTCGCCGACGGCTCGTTACTGGCAGCCCCGCTGATTGTTGGTGATCGGATCATCGGTGCTCTCCTGGTGTGGAGCAACCACCACGATGCTTACACCATGGCCGATTTGAACGCGCTTGAACTGCTGGCAGCAACTGTAGCCGTGGCGTTGCACAACGCATTTCGCTTTGCTCAGATCCAATCACAGGCAATCACCGATAATCTCACCGGGTTAGCAAACCGGCGCCACTTCCTTCAGGTACTGCACCAGGAAATGGAACGTAACCGACGCTACCACACACCGGTCAGTATCGCGATGATCGACGTTGATCACTTCAAACAGATCAACGATACCTTTGGTCATATCGCCGGCGATTATGTACTCCGTGAAATTGCCCGACGCTGTCGCCAACAATTGCGAGATGTTGATGTTCTGGCCCGCTACGGGGGAGAAGAATTTGGTCTTATCTTACCAGAAACCACCTATGAACAGGCTTTGAAAGCTACGGAACGGCTACGAACAGTTCTGGCAACCACGCCGATCATGATTGATGGTCGGCAGATCAATCCGACCATCAGCATCGGTGTTGCATCATTTCATCCAACCGTCTATCCCGATCCATCTTCACTGATTGCCGACGCTGATCGCGCGCTCTACCTGGCCAAACAACAGGGGCGCAATCGCGTCTGCGGTGTACAGGAGCTGACCAACGATGCCCAACCCTGA
- the ltaE gene encoding low-specificity L-threonine aldolase, protein MQGYALPLADPLPDRIDLRSDTVTLPSPAMRAAMSAAALGDDVYGEDPTVNELERLAAERVGKEAAVLVVSGTMGNLAAMLAHCQRGQRVILGNESHIYHYEAGGASALGGLIYHPLSTDPNGCIDLAELAEAATTIDDAHFAPPGVICLENTHNRRGGVVLTPDYLAQVRRIANDHSLPVHLDGARIFNAAVALGVPVTDLTRHVDTVMFCLSKGLSAPVGSLVAGPADVIARVRRVRKMLGGGMRQAGVIAAAGIVALTEMVDRLAEDHTNARLLAAGLAELPGIQIDLSKVQTNIVRFTFVHPRLSVEAFLAALRKRGILMGSMSNTSIRAVTHYGIEAAHIEQVVSAAAEILA, encoded by the coding sequence ATGCAAGGCTATGCTCTGCCTCTCGCTGATCCGCTGCCTGATCGGATCGATCTGCGCAGTGATACAGTAACTTTACCCAGTCCGGCAATGCGTGCTGCTATGAGTGCAGCGGCACTCGGTGATGATGTCTATGGTGAAGACCCCACAGTCAACGAGCTGGAACGACTGGCCGCCGAACGAGTTGGCAAAGAAGCCGCGGTACTGGTCGTCAGCGGCACAATGGGGAACCTGGCTGCCATGCTCGCCCATTGTCAGCGTGGTCAACGGGTGATTCTCGGCAACGAGAGCCACATTTACCACTACGAAGCTGGTGGGGCGAGTGCGTTGGGTGGACTGATCTACCATCCGCTGTCAACCGATCCCAACGGCTGCATCGATCTGGCAGAACTGGCCGAGGCAGCAACGACCATCGACGATGCCCACTTTGCGCCTCCGGGGGTTATTTGTCTGGAAAACACGCACAACCGCCGCGGTGGGGTTGTGCTAACCCCTGATTATCTTGCTCAGGTGCGGCGGATCGCCAATGATCACAGCTTGCCGGTGCACCTTGATGGTGCACGCATCTTCAATGCCGCCGTTGCCCTGGGTGTACCGGTGACCGACCTCACCAGGCACGTCGATACGGTCATGTTTTGCCTCTCGAAAGGGCTATCTGCCCCGGTTGGTTCGCTGGTCGCCGGCCCTGCCGATGTGATTGCACGAGTACGTCGGGTGCGCAAAATGCTCGGTGGTGGCATGCGTCAAGCGGGGGTGATTGCCGCAGCCGGTATTGTGGCCTTGACCGAGATGGTTGATCGCCTGGCTGAGGATCACACTAATGCCCGCCTGCTGGCCGCCGGTCTGGCTGAATTGCCGGGTATCCAGATCGATCTGAGCAAAGTACAAACCAACATCGTGCGCTTCACCTTTGTCCATCCTCGTCTGAGCGTCGAGGCATTCCTGGCCGCCCTACGTAAGCGTGGCATTCTGATGGGTAGTATGAGCAACACCAGCATCCGGGCTGTGACCCATTACGGCATCGAGGCAGCGCATATTGAACAGGTGGTTAGCGCAGCGGCTGAGATTCTGGCCTGA
- the bchM gene encoding magnesium protoporphyrin IX methyltransferase has protein sequence MLELSQHKAQLRDYFNGLGFERWSAIYGNAPLSLVRQSIRDGHKRMLAIADSWLDDQPPPTTALDVGCGVGLFSLMLARRGYRVRAADIAPQMVAATAQAVAEAGLSDRVECIEADIESLREPAQLVACFDVLIHYPQPAFGQLCTHLAKLTEHTLLLTYAPYSTLLAALHRIGGWFPHSQRRTEIQMIRDHEVAAMLSQSGLQVRRVQPIRSRFYHVTLIEAVRLVS, from the coding sequence GTGCTAGAGCTATCTCAGCACAAGGCTCAATTGCGTGACTATTTCAACGGTTTGGGCTTTGAACGCTGGTCGGCTATTTACGGGAATGCCCCTCTTTCACTGGTGAGGCAGAGCATTCGTGACGGTCATAAACGCATGCTGGCGATTGCCGATTCGTGGCTTGACGATCAACCACCACCAACCACTGCGCTCGATGTTGGCTGTGGCGTTGGCCTGTTTAGTCTGATGCTGGCCCGTCGTGGCTATCGGGTTCGGGCCGCTGATATTGCACCGCAAATGGTCGCTGCAACGGCGCAGGCAGTTGCTGAGGCCGGGCTGTCTGATCGAGTTGAGTGCATCGAGGCCGATATTGAATCGTTACGTGAACCGGCCCAGCTTGTCGCCTGTTTCGATGTCTTGATCCACTACCCTCAGCCGGCCTTTGGTCAGCTCTGCACCCATCTGGCAAAGCTTACCGAACATACTCTGCTTCTCACATACGCTCCCTACAGCACGCTGCTGGCTGCGCTACACCGGATCGGCGGCTGGTTCCCGCATAGTCAACGACGCACCGAGATTCAGATGATCCGCGATCACGAGGTGGCTGCAATGCTGAGCCAGTCTGGTTTGCAGGTACGGCGGGTGCAACCAATCCGTAGCCGGTTTTATCACGTTACGTTGATTGAAGCCGTGCGGCTAGTTTCATAA
- the acsF gene encoding magnesium-protoporphyrin IX monomethyl ester (oxidative) cyclase, which produces MFWINPLMMEMPGEFSRTTRHALKEAILSPRFYTTDFKAIDRLEIDRNGLRDEFDWIRDEFAYDYNRTHFRRTDEFLQDFDDMPERDSFIDFLERSCTAEFSGCLLYAEMVKHLHDPTLRAIFKYMSRDEGRHAGFLNRTMADLNVALDLTVLQKRKKYTYFQPKFIFYSVYLSEKIGYSRYITIYRHLERNPQYCIHPIFKWFEQWCNDEYRHGEFFALLMRSQPEMLEGVNRRWIRFFLLAVYATMYLNDARRSNFYAALGLDWRDYDQTVIRLCNDIATQVYPETMNLDDPRFFAYMDKLVEYDRALRALESRKDPIAMAHSTRLKAAIALRLLAIYRLPTRKTTEAIRWKGLPGFPNYPGPNRPQRVVAAD; this is translated from the coding sequence ATGTTCTGGATTAATCCGCTGATGATGGAAATGCCCGGTGAGTTTAGCCGCACGACTCGCCATGCGCTGAAGGAAGCTATCCTCTCACCTCGCTTCTACACGACCGATTTTAAGGCTATCGACAGACTGGAAATCGACCGCAATGGGCTGCGCGACGAGTTCGATTGGATCCGCGACGAGTTTGCCTACGATTACAACCGCACCCACTTCCGCCGCACCGATGAATTTTTGCAGGATTTCGATGATATGCCCGAACGCGATTCCTTTATCGATTTTCTTGAGCGTTCGTGTACTGCGGAGTTCAGCGGTTGTTTGCTCTATGCCGAGATGGTTAAGCATCTGCACGATCCGACGCTGCGGGCCATTTTCAAGTATATGAGCCGCGATGAAGGTCGGCACGCCGGCTTTCTCAACCGCACGATGGCCGATCTGAATGTGGCCCTCGATCTGACGGTGTTGCAGAAGCGGAAGAAGTATACCTACTTCCAACCGAAGTTTATCTTCTACTCCGTTTACCTGTCCGAAAAGATTGGCTATTCGCGCTACATCACTATCTATCGTCACCTCGAACGTAATCCGCAGTACTGCATCCATCCGATCTTCAAGTGGTTTGAGCAGTGGTGCAACGATGAATATCGCCACGGTGAATTCTTTGCCCTGCTGATGCGCTCGCAACCTGAGATGCTTGAGGGCGTTAACCGGCGCTGGATCCGGTTCTTCTTGCTCGCTGTGTACGCGACGATGTATCTCAACGATGCGCGCCGATCCAATTTCTACGCCGCGCTCGGTCTCGACTGGCGTGACTACGATCAGACGGTGATCCGGCTGTGCAACGATATTGCAACCCAGGTCTATCCCGAGACGATGAATCTCGATGATCCACGCTTCTTCGCCTACATGGATAAGCTGGTTGAATACGACCGGGCTTTGCGGGCGCTGGAGAGCCGGAAGGATCCGATTGCAATGGCCCATTCGACCCGCCTGAAAGCGGCAATTGCGCTCCGCCTGCTGGCTATCTATCGGTTGCCCACCCGTAAAACGACGGAGGCGATTCGCTGGAAGGGCTTGCCCGGCTTCCCCAATTATCCCGGTCCTAACCGTCCGCAGCGTGTGGTAGCAGCCGATTAG